One Streptomyces sp. NBC_01237 genomic region harbors:
- a CDS encoding uridine kinase: MLDTNKTSEGSPTRVNASHFCSVSSQPIPTRVVLLAGPSGSGKSSLAARTGLPVLRLDDFYKEGDDPSLPQVPGSPDIDWDSAQSWDADAAVAAIAELCRTGRTEVPVYDIATSARTDQEAFHIERSPLFVAEGIFAADIVGRCQELGLLADALCLRGRPSTTFRRRLLRDLREGRKSVPFLVRRGWRLMRAERRIVARQAALGAYPCGKDEALGRLAAAAAGRCRRGASAGR, encoded by the coding sequence ATGCTCGATACCAACAAGACCTCCGAGGGATCCCCTACGCGGGTCAATGCCTCACACTTCTGTTCTGTGAGTTCCCAACCGATCCCGACCCGCGTCGTGCTGCTCGCGGGCCCCTCCGGCTCCGGAAAGTCGTCCCTCGCCGCTCGCACCGGTCTGCCGGTGCTGCGTCTTGACGACTTCTACAAGGAGGGTGACGACCCCTCGCTGCCCCAGGTCCCGGGCAGCCCGGACATCGACTGGGACTCCGCGCAGTCCTGGGACGCGGACGCGGCGGTGGCGGCCATCGCGGAGCTGTGCCGCACGGGCCGCACGGAAGTGCCGGTGTACGACATCGCCACCAGCGCCCGCACGGACCAGGAGGCGTTCCACATAGAGCGCTCGCCGCTGTTCGTGGCCGAGGGCATCTTCGCGGCGGACATCGTCGGACGCTGCCAGGAGCTGGGGCTGCTGGCCGACGCGCTGTGTCTGCGCGGCCGTCCGTCGACGACCTTCCGGCGACGGCTGCTGCGGGATCTGCGCGAGGGGCGCAAATCGGTGCCGTTCCTGGTGCGGCGCGGGTGGCGTCTGATGCGGGCCGAGCGGCGCATCGTGGCCCGGCAGGCGGCGCTGGGCGCGTATCCGTGCGGCAAGGACGAGGCCCTGGGCCGACTGGCCGCGGCTGCTGCGGGCCGCTGCCGCCGCGGAGCGTCCGCGGGAAGGTGA
- a CDS encoding VanZ family protein, with the protein MDVRQGSGGQTVIRFRAAGVSLLFAHLLFVAWLTLRPLDVPWMTAANFEPLAGIRADLALGPVEAARRIGEGLLLLAPLGVLLPLAGGRLFVSPWVSLVRTVAAGALISLAIELAQTAVPGQVVDIDSLLLNTAGVGLAHLLVVPVCRARLRRREHPGVRDAPRLRDEAPGGPTPTIPRVGIAP; encoded by the coding sequence GTGGACGTGCGTCAAGGTTCGGGCGGCCAGACCGTCATCCGCTTCCGCGCGGCGGGGGTCTCTCTCCTCTTCGCGCATCTGCTGTTCGTCGCGTGGCTGACTCTGCGCCCGCTGGATGTGCCCTGGATGACGGCCGCGAATTTCGAGCCGTTGGCCGGTATCAGGGCGGATCTGGCTCTCGGCCCGGTCGAGGCGGCCCGCCGTATCGGTGAGGGGCTGCTCCTGCTGGCCCCGCTGGGTGTGCTGCTGCCCTTGGCCGGGGGGCGGCTCTTCGTCTCCCCGTGGGTCTCGCTGGTGCGCACGGTCGCCGCCGGTGCCCTGATCTCGCTGGCCATCGAGCTGGCGCAGACCGCCGTGCCCGGACAGGTGGTGGACATCGACTCGCTGCTGCTGAACACCGCCGGGGTGGGACTGGCCCATCTGCTGGTCGTCCCGGTGTGCCGGGCCCGGCTGCGCCGCCGCGAACATCCGGGGGTACGAGACGCCCCCCGCCTCAGGGACGAGGCCCCTGGGGGCCCGACCCCGACGATTCCCAGGGTCGGCATCGCACCGTAG
- a CDS encoding aldehyde dehydrogenase family protein — protein sequence MSDNRLSVFKTYKLYVGGKFPRSESGRVYEVTDSKGNWLANAPQSSRKDARDAVVAARKAFGGWSGATAYNRGQVLYRVAEMLEGRRDQFVREVADAEGLSKSKAAAVVDAAVDRWVWYAGWTDKIGQIVGGANPVAGPFFNLSTPEPTGVVTVLAPQKSSFLGLISVIAPVIATGNTAVVIASADAPLPALSLGEVLATSDLPGGVVNILSGRTAELAAPLASHQDVNAIDLTGADPALAKELEIAAADNLKRVLRPRPVDADGDGTSADWSADPGTHRLTAFLETKTVWHPTGSLGASGSSY from the coding sequence ATGTCCGATAACCGTCTGAGTGTCTTCAAGACCTACAAGCTGTACGTCGGGGGCAAGTTCCCCCGCTCCGAGAGCGGCCGGGTGTACGAGGTGACGGACTCCAAGGGCAACTGGCTGGCGAACGCCCCCCAGTCCTCCCGCAAGGACGCCCGCGACGCGGTCGTGGCCGCCCGCAAGGCGTTCGGCGGCTGGTCGGGCGCGACCGCGTACAACCGCGGCCAGGTCCTCTACCGCGTCGCCGAGATGCTGGAGGGCCGCAGGGACCAGTTCGTACGGGAAGTGGCGGACGCGGAGGGCCTGTCGAAGTCCAAGGCGGCGGCCGTCGTGGACGCGGCCGTCGACCGCTGGGTCTGGTACGCCGGCTGGACCGACAAGATCGGCCAGATCGTCGGCGGGGCGAACCCGGTGGCCGGCCCGTTCTTCAACCTCTCCACCCCCGAGCCGACGGGTGTGGTGACGGTCCTCGCACCGCAGAAGTCGTCGTTCCTGGGGCTGATCTCGGTGATCGCCCCGGTGATCGCGACCGGCAACACCGCGGTGGTCATCGCCTCGGCCGACGCACCGCTGCCCGCGCTCTCCCTGGGCGAGGTGCTGGCCACCTCCGACCTGCCCGGCGGTGTGGTGAACATCCTGTCCGGGCGCACCGCGGAGCTCGCGGCCCCGCTCGCCTCCCACCAGGACGTCAACGCGATCGACCTGACGGGCGCCGACCCGGCGCTGGCGAAGGAGCTGGAGATCGCGGCGGCGGACAACCTGAAGCGGGTACTGCGTCCCCGGCCTGTGGACGCGGACGGCGACGGCACCTCCGCCGACTGGTCGGCCGACCCCGGTACGCACCGGCTGACGGCCTTCCTGGAGACCAAGACGGTGTGGCACCCCACGGGTTCCCTGGGCGCCTCCGGCTCCTCGTACTGA
- the afsQ1 gene encoding two-component system response regulator AfsQ1 encodes MPFLLLIEDDDAIRTALELSLSRQGHRVATAATGEDGLNLLREQRPDLVVLDVMLPGIDGFEVCRRIRRTDQLPIILLTARSDDIDVVVGLESGADDYVVKPVQGRVLDARIRAVLRRGERESTDSATFGTVVIDRSAMTVTKDGEDLQLTPTELRLLLELSRRPGQALSRQQLLRLVWEHDYLGDSRLVDACVQRLRAKVEDVPSSPTLIRTVRGVGYRLDSPQ; translated from the coding sequence GTGCCTTTCCTGTTGCTGATCGAGGACGACGACGCCATCCGCACGGCCCTCGAACTCTCGCTGTCACGCCAGGGCCACCGTGTGGCCACCGCGGCGACAGGAGAGGACGGCCTGAACCTGCTGCGGGAGCAGCGGCCCGACCTGGTCGTGCTGGATGTGATGCTGCCCGGGATCGACGGTTTCGAGGTGTGCCGGCGTATCCGCCGCACCGACCAACTGCCGATCATTCTGCTGACCGCGCGCAGCGACGACATCGACGTCGTGGTGGGACTGGAGTCCGGCGCGGACGACTATGTGGTGAAACCCGTGCAGGGCCGGGTGCTGGACGCCCGTATCCGTGCGGTGCTGCGCCGGGGCGAGCGCGAGTCCACCGACTCGGCGACCTTCGGGACCGTGGTCATCGACCGCTCCGCGATGACGGTCACCAAGGACGGTGAGGATCTTCAGCTCACGCCGACCGAGCTGCGGCTCCTGCTGGAGCTGAGCCGCCGGCCCGGCCAGGCGCTGTCCCGGCAGCAGTTGCTGCGGCTGGTCTGGGAACACGACTACCTCGGTGACTCCCGGCTGGTGGACGCCTGTGTGCAGCGGCTGCGCGCGAAGGTGGAGGACGTGCCGTCCTCGCCGACCCTGATCCGTACGGTGCGGGGCGTGGGCTACCGGCTGGACTCGCCTCAGTGA
- a CDS encoding aldehyde dehydrogenase family protein yields the protein MASAFEYAPAPESRSVVDIAPSYGLFIDGEFTEAADGKVFKTVSPSSEEVLSEVAQAGEADVDRAVKAARRAFEKWSALPGSERAKYLFRIARIIQERSRELAVLETLDNGKPIKETRDADLPLVAAHFFYYAGWADKLDHAGYGANPRPLGVAGQIIPWNFPLLMLAWKIAPALATGNTVVLKPAETTPLSALFFADICRQAGLPKGVVNILTGYGDAGAALVGHPDVNKVAFTGSTAVGKAIARQIAGTDKRATLELGGKGANIVFDDAPIDQAVEGIVTGIFFNQGQVCCAGSRLLVQESVQDELLDSLKRRLSTLRLGDPLDKNTDIGAINSQEQLARITSLVETGEAEGAERWSAPCELPSAGYWFAPTLFTGVTQAHTVARDEIFGPVLSVLSFRTPDEAVAKANNSQYGLSAGIWTEKGSRILAVAGKLRAGVVWANTFNKFDPTSPFGGYKESGFGREGGRHGLEAYLDVR from the coding sequence ATGGCATCTGCATTCGAGTACGCACCGGCGCCGGAATCCCGTTCCGTCGTCGACATCGCTCCGTCGTACGGCCTGTTCATCGACGGTGAGTTCACCGAGGCCGCCGACGGCAAGGTCTTCAAGACCGTCTCGCCGAGCAGCGAGGAGGTGCTCTCCGAGGTCGCGCAGGCGGGCGAGGCCGACGTCGACCGGGCCGTCAAGGCGGCCCGCAGGGCGTTCGAGAAGTGGTCCGCGCTGCCCGGCTCCGAGCGCGCCAAGTACCTGTTCCGGATCGCCCGGATCATCCAGGAGCGCAGCCGCGAGCTCGCCGTCCTGGAAACCCTCGACAACGGCAAGCCGATCAAGGAGACCCGCGACGCGGACCTCCCGCTGGTCGCCGCGCACTTCTTCTACTACGCGGGCTGGGCCGACAAGCTGGACCACGCGGGCTACGGCGCGAACCCGCGCCCGCTCGGCGTGGCCGGCCAGATCATCCCGTGGAACTTCCCGCTGCTGATGCTCGCGTGGAAGATCGCCCCGGCGCTCGCCACCGGCAACACGGTGGTCCTGAAGCCCGCCGAGACGACCCCGCTCTCCGCGCTCTTCTTCGCGGACATCTGCCGCCAGGCGGGACTCCCCAAGGGCGTCGTCAACATCCTCACGGGCTACGGCGACGCGGGCGCCGCCCTCGTCGGGCACCCGGACGTCAACAAGGTCGCCTTCACCGGCTCGACCGCGGTCGGCAAGGCCATCGCCCGTCAGATCGCCGGTACGGACAAGCGGGCCACCCTGGAACTGGGCGGCAAGGGCGCCAACATCGTCTTCGACGACGCCCCGATCGACCAGGCCGTCGAGGGCATCGTCACCGGGATCTTCTTCAACCAGGGCCAGGTCTGCTGCGCGGGCTCCCGGCTCCTCGTGCAGGAGTCGGTCCAGGACGAGCTGCTGGACTCCCTGAAGCGCCGGCTGTCCACGCTGCGCCTGGGCGACCCGCTGGACAAGAACACCGACATCGGTGCGATCAACTCCCAGGAGCAGCTCGCCCGGATCACCTCGCTCGTCGAGACGGGCGAGGCGGAGGGCGCCGAGCGCTGGTCCGCCCCCTGCGAGCTCCCCTCGGCCGGCTACTGGTTCGCGCCGACGCTGTTCACCGGCGTCACCCAGGCGCACACCGTCGCCCGCGACGAGATCTTCGGCCCCGTGCTGTCCGTCCTCTCCTTCCGCACCCCGGACGAGGCGGTCGCCAAGGCCAACAACAGTCAGTACGGCCTCTCGGCCGGCATCTGGACGGAGAAGGGCTCCCGCATCCTCGCGGTGGCGGGCAAGCTCCGGGCGGGCGTCGTCTGGGCCAACACGTTCAACAAGTTCGACCCGACGTCGCCGTTCGGCGGCTACAAGGAGTCGGGCTTCGGCCGCGAGGGCGGCCGCCACGGCCTGGAGGCATACCTCGATGTCCGATAA
- a CDS encoding HAMP domain-containing sensor histidine kinase, with translation MSESAKRSLRAGLRWTSLRLRLVVVFALVALTAAVSASGIAYWLNREAVLNRTQDTALGDFRRQMQGTAATLPVRPTKDDLQSAAVRMASSSPGYSVLLVDERDSGKPIVGYSDLDTFTRVNVPDSLQKQVSRKQQLTSGNKFEYHLFWQRTKIAGKPYLVAGTKIIGGGPTGYMLKSLDQEREDLNSLAWSLGIATGLALVGSALLAQAAATTVLRPVQRLGDAARKLGEGKLDTRLVVSGTDELADLSHTFNRTAHSLEKKVADMTAREEASRRFVADMSHELRTPLTAITAVAEVLEDEADSLDPMIAPAVHLVVSETRRLNDLVENLMEVTRFDAGTARLVLDTVDVADQVTACIDARAWLDAVDLDAERGMMVRLDPRRLDVILANLIGNALKHGGSPVRVAVRTEGEELVIEVRDHGPGIPQDVLPHVFDRFYKASASRPRSEGSGLGLSIAMENAHIHGGDITAANSPDGDGAVFVLRLPRDAEELAGPDGTGTDTHGAQGRNEEGEAT, from the coding sequence GTGAGTGAATCCGCAAAACGCTCACTCCGCGCGGGTCTTCGGTGGACCAGTCTGCGGCTGCGGCTCGTGGTCGTGTTCGCCCTGGTCGCACTGACCGCCGCGGTCTCCGCGTCGGGGATCGCCTACTGGCTGAACCGCGAGGCGGTGCTGAACCGCACCCAGGACACGGCGCTCGGCGACTTCCGGCGGCAGATGCAGGGCACGGCGGCCACGCTGCCGGTGCGGCCCACCAAGGACGACCTGCAGAGCGCCGCCGTACGGATGGCGAGCAGCAGTCCGGGCTACAGCGTGCTGCTGGTGGACGAGCGCGACAGCGGCAAGCCGATCGTGGGCTACTCGGATCTGGACACGTTCACCCGGGTCAATGTGCCGGACTCGCTGCAGAAGCAGGTGAGCCGGAAGCAGCAGCTGACGTCGGGCAACAAGTTTGAGTACCACCTGTTCTGGCAGCGTACGAAGATCGCGGGCAAGCCGTACCTGGTGGCCGGTACGAAGATCATCGGCGGCGGTCCGACGGGGTACATGCTGAAGTCGCTCGACCAGGAGCGTGAGGATCTGAACTCGCTGGCCTGGTCGCTGGGGATCGCCACCGGTCTGGCGCTGGTCGGTTCGGCGCTGCTCGCGCAGGCCGCGGCGACGACCGTGCTGCGCCCCGTGCAGCGGCTCGGTGACGCGGCCCGCAAGCTCGGCGAGGGCAAGCTCGACACCCGGCTCGTGGTCTCCGGTACGGATGAGCTGGCCGATCTGTCCCACACGTTCAACAGGACCGCGCACTCGCTGGAGAAGAAGGTCGCGGACATGACCGCGCGGGAGGAGGCGAGCCGCCGCTTCGTCGCCGACATGTCCCATGAGCTGCGGACCCCGCTGACCGCGATCACCGCGGTGGCGGAGGTGCTGGAGGACGAGGCCGACAGCCTCGACCCGATGATCGCGCCCGCCGTGCATCTGGTGGTGAGCGAGACCCGGCGGCTGAACGACCTGGTGGAGAATCTGATGGAGGTCACCCGCTTCGACGCGGGTACGGCCCGGCTCGTCCTGGACACGGTCGATGTCGCCGACCAGGTCACCGCGTGCATCGACGCCCGTGCCTGGCTGGACGCGGTGGATCTGGACGCGGAGCGCGGCATGATGGTGCGGCTCGATCCGCGCCGCCTCGATGTGATCCTGGCGAATCTGATCGGCAACGCGCTCAAGCACGGTGGTTCGCCGGTGCGGGTGGCGGTGCGGACCGAGGGCGAGGAACTGGTCATCGAGGTGCGCGACCACGGCCCCGGCATCCCGCAGGACGTCCTGCCGCATGTCTTCGACCGGTTCTACAAGGCCAGCGCCTCCCGGCCGCGCTCCGAGGGCAGCGGCCTCGGGCTGTCCATCGCCATGGAGAATGCCCATATCCACGGCGGCGACATCACGGCCGCGAACTCCCCGGACGGTGACGGCGCCGTGTTCGTCCTCAGACTGCCGCGCGACGCCGAGGAGCTCGCCGGGCCCGACGGGACCGGAACCGACACACACGGCGCGCAAGGCCGCAACGAGGAGGGTGAGGCGACGTGA
- a CDS encoding SigE family RNA polymerase sigma factor: MNALHSTSSSAVVTRLHDVGRSLEKSGATSGRGCVRGTGRQHPSYITVVDVPIGANGGKHGGTAYGEVTGERKTAAETEDAEAAFTAYVQERRASLYATAYHLTGDRFEAEDLLQSALFSTYRAWDRISDKAAVGGYLRRTMTNLHISAWRRRKLNEYPTEELPETVGDTDAMRGTELRAVLWQALARLPELQRTMLVLRYYEGRTDPEIASILDISVGTVKSSIWRSLRRLREDEVLSFGRDEEESFGELVA, from the coding sequence ATGAACGCACTGCACAGCACCAGCTCAAGCGCAGTTGTCACGCGTCTCCACGACGTCGGCCGGAGCCTGGAGAAGTCCGGTGCAACGAGCGGACGGGGGTGCGTTCGCGGCACCGGGCGTCAGCATCCGTCGTACATAACGGTTGTTGACGTGCCCATCGGGGCCAACGGGGGAAAGCACGGGGGAACCGCGTACGGGGAGGTCACGGGGGAGCGGAAGACCGCGGCGGAGACCGAGGACGCCGAAGCGGCGTTCACGGCCTACGTCCAGGAGCGCCGCGCCTCCCTGTACGCAACCGCCTATCACCTGACCGGCGACCGGTTCGAGGCCGAGGACCTGCTGCAGAGCGCCCTCTTCTCGACGTACCGGGCGTGGGACAGGATCAGTGACAAGGCGGCGGTCGGCGGGTATCTCCGCCGCACCATGACCAATCTGCACATCAGCGCCTGGCGCAGGCGCAAGCTCAACGAGTATCCGACCGAGGAGCTGCCGGAGACGGTGGGCGACACGGACGCGATGCGCGGAACGGAACTGCGTGCGGTGCTCTGGCAGGCGCTCGCACGGCTGCCGGAACTCCAGCGCACGATGCTGGTCCTGCGGTACTACGAGGGCCGCACCGATCCGGAGATCGCGTCGATCCTCGACATCAGTGTCGGCACGGTGAAGTCGAGCATCTGGCGGTCGCTCCGCCGGCTGCGCGAGGACGAGGTCCTCAGCTTCGGCCGTGACGAGGAAGAGTCCTTCGGCGAGCTGGTGGCCTGA